Below is a window of Impatiens glandulifera chromosome 2, dImpGla2.1, whole genome shotgun sequence DNA.
TAACAATTGTTTTATTCTAAGCTAGTCAATTGGATGACCTCACCTTAGAGCTTGGTTTATTGGAGTGTTTCTTAGGGattttattcaaaaactttGTTTTATGAAACATAAAATGAGTAGTTTATTTGGGGttttaattagtttagaaaATTTCTAAAAGAAGTAGCTACAATCCAACAAATTCCTAAAAAACCATATCAAACAAGGTTAGGTGTGGATAGGATTGAAGTttaaaaaaacttgtttatttaaaaaataatgatagatGGTAATTTTATAGATGTATATactttcttttaataaaaagagtaaaaaataattatttaaaataaaatattttaatattttaattaataaattagaaaagaatGAGATAGAGATTTTGAATAATAgtatataaattagaaataattccAACCAACTCGTAAGTAAATCATTATAGATATTTTAACCCTCACAAAATGGCCAAAACAAGAGTGAGGATACGGGTGTTCAACCGGTTGATTAAACGGTTTCGGTTAAGTCCGgtgttatcttttattttacaaaccgattAACTGATCgatattggtattggtattggttaAGTCTGgtgttatcttttattttacaaactgaTTAATTGATCGGTATTGGTATCAGTTTTATCGTTTCTGGTTCTACTGTTATATCGATTAATCGAGTTTAACTAAGAatgatatttcaattttttaaattaaatatttaatttattacataatttttaaaaaaaaaatcctgaTTAAgcctttatttataaattaatagctatataaattaaattttaaaaaaaataattttatataaattataatttaaaaataattaatatatatatatataaattattaaatattatttataatataactaatataaaaaaaaaaaactaatataaattataaaataaaaatatataattaacttattattaattttattagttcaATCGTAAACTGAATAGTTAAtagctataaaaaaaaaaaaaaaaatcgataaaCCGAATCAGTTAATTAATAATCCATGAAAATGAAACTGGTATCGATTTCGTTTTTTTTACCGCACTAAATAGAAAATGATCATTTTATTGGATTTATTTGTGCTGAACCCGAAATCCGAGAAAACCCGGGACCCAGAACAAGTCCAGGGTTACCCGATTACAGAGATAGGAGAGAGGCAGAGACACGGCGGCGCCGCCTGCTGCACTTTCTACACTCTGATCGTACGTCTTCTCAAAATGAATATCTCTCTCAAACTTCCTACACGATTCTCATCACTTCGTCTGTCTGCATCTAATTACCATAAATTCTCCTTCCATGAAAAAGACGCGCTCGACCTCCTCAAACAATCATCCCTAGCTAAGAAATTAGCAATCGGGAAGCTAATCCATGCCCACTTTATAGTAACTCATCGAGCCACCGAAGACAACGTAATAGAAACCAACACCTTAATTAACCATTATTCAAAATGTGGCCATGTTCACATCGCACGTAAACTGTTCGATAGAATGCGCCACAGAAATATTGTCACATGGAGTGCATTAATGGCAGGTTATTTACACAGCGGCTCTCCCGTAGAAGCCGTAAGATTATTCAGAAACATGGGTGATCTAAGGCCAAACGAATATGTTCTCGCAACGATCATTTCTTGCTGTTCTAAAGTTGGATTCGGGTTATTTAAGGAAGGAATCATTTGTCATGGATATGCTTTCAAGTCCGGATTCATCTTTCATCTATACGTTAAGAACGCACTTATTTACATGTACTGTATGTCTTCCGATGTAGATGCTGCATGGAGAATTCTTGAATCCGTACCTGGTTCTGATGCTTATACTTACAATTCGTTAATTAACGGACTCGTTGAACAAGAACATGTAAACGAGGCTTTAAGAGTTTTGGATATGATGGTGATCGAGAATTTGGAATGGGATAGTGTCACTTACGTTAATGTATTCAGCCTTTGCTCGCGTATTAGAAATTTGAAACTCGGTTTGCAGGTTCATTGCAGAATGGTAATAACGGGAGATTTTGATTACAATACCAATTCCAATTCCGATGAGTTTATTGTCAGTGCGATCATCGACATGTATGGGAAATGTGGCGACATTTCATTGGCGAGAAAAATCTTTGACGTGCAGAAAACATTAAACGTTGTATCTTGGACGTCAATCTTGACTGCCTACCTTCAGAATGGATTCTTCGAGGAAGTGCTTAAGCTATTCTCGAAGATGGATTCGACCCGAGTAAGGCCTAACGAGTATACGATTGCAGTGCTGCTTAAATCTTGCGCCGGCTTGTCAGTTATTGGACAAGGGAGTTCGGTTCATGGCCGAGCTTTGAAAGGAGGATTTGCGGATCATGTCATTGTAGGAAACGCTTTGATCAATATGTATGCGAAAGGTGGGAATATTGGAGCTGGGAGGATAGTTTTTGTTGAGATGATATATAGAGATTGTAAGACGTGGAACGCGATGATAAACGGGTATGCTCGTCACGGTCTTGGTAAGGAGGCGTTGGGTGTGTTTGAAGAGATGTTGGCGGTTAAAGAGCGTCCGAATTATGTAACTTTTGTGGGGGTTTTATCGGCTTGTGGACATCTTGGCTGGGTGCAAGATGGGTTATACTACTATGAAAAGTTGATGAATGAAATGGGAGTTGAACCGGGGTTAGAGCACCACACGTGTATTGTCGGGCTGCTGAGTCGAGCTGGACTGCTCGACCGAGCCTTGAGCTTCATGAGGTCGGCGCCAGTCAGATGGGATGTTGTGGCTTGGCGAACGTTGCTAAACGCTTGTCACGTTCATAGGAAATATGATTTGGGGAGGGAAGTGGCGGAGATGGTCATGCAACTTGATCCCGACGATGTGGGGACTTACATACTTGTTTCGAATATGCATGCCAAGGCTAAGAGATGGGATGGGGTGGCGAATATACGTAAATTGATGAGGGAAAGAAATATCAAGAAAGAACCAGGGGTTAGTTGGGTGGAGATGAAAAACAGGACTTATGTATTCGCTTCTGATGATTGTAACCATCCTGAATTTGCTCAAATTTATGAGAAAGTTAGGGAGCTGTTGGCTAAAATTAAGGCGTTAGGATATGTGCCTGCGGTTGGTTCTGTGCTGCACGATGTTGAAGATGAGCATAAGGAGGATTATCTAAGTTTCCACAGCGAGAAACTTGCGATCGCTTATGCGTTGATGAAAACGCCTGATCAGGAGTCTGCGCCTATCATTGTGATGAAGAACTTGAGGATGTGCGATGACTGTCACTCGGCCATCAAGCTCATTGCTAAGGTTACTAATCGAGAGATAATCGTGAGAGATGTTAACCGATTCCATTGCTTTCAAGGTGGAACCTGCTCTTGTTCGGATTACTGGTGATACGAGAATACTTAGCTTTAGGTAGAAATTAGAATAATCCTGATTATCAAGTGTAGTTGGGATGATCATGTTCATCTTATTCACcattcatttattttcaatattcacTTCAAATCCTGCACAACATTCAAATGTAATCAGAATCatgtaatttaaaaattaaaaaaaaggttaacaTTACGATAGATACAATTAGAAAACATGTTAGTGTATATGAACAAGcaccagtggtctagtggtagaatagtactcTGCCACGGTACAGACCCGGGTTCAATTCCTGGTTGGTGCAGGTTATGGGATTTCTATGATGATTTCATCCTCAAATGGCTTACAAGGGTTGCCAATATCATCTGATTTATAAGATGTTTAGAGGCTATCTGAGATCTTCCACTTTTTCTGTTTTGTTTTTCAGTTTATACTACTAATTCAACAGTAAGCTTACTTACCTTTTTGATATGTTttctcttcatcatcatgtTTGCAGAGAAGTCTACAAATGTGAGATAACAATGTATAAGTTTTAAGTAGTGTCGTTAACTGCAAATGTgagataaaaaaacttaatccAAATATAGTAAAAATTAGATAGTGCAAATGTGAAATATAAGTGAGAGTAGTCTACTTTATGAGatacatatataaattcatttgtttaataaaaataacataaaatatttttgttcaattattttgtcaaattttaaattaaatgttatattaagaaaaatagtaaTACAAAATAACTGGAGATACTTAATGGGTTAACTATTATTTGCATATCAAACCTTCAAAAACTGcataatctatttaaaaaaatgaaatgtccaattatatatatatatatatatatatatatatatatatatatatatatatatatatattaatttatttgttaatgttgAAATTTAACGCTAGTCCATAACTAACTTTCTCTTCAATTTAAATCATGTgagatgaaaatataattttaagaacCACTCTtactaatgatattatatatattaaatatagttattaactaaataaattaaattttttggttaatcataatataaattattatatttatttaatataacttaaaatatgtctaataaaataaaaaataataacaaatttaaagcaagaaaatataaaaccatgatttttatttttgcattaaTTACTGacttgtttaatataaatttatttgataacaaatatttacaatatttaaataaaaaatattataaataaaaaattaaaacattaagcttattttaaaaataaaaataaaaactaaatatgtctctttaataaaaatatcaccaaaaagataaaaaaaaatccttctaattttaataaaattactacaCTTGCAATAACTTTTGGGTTTTGTTATCTTTACAACTACAACCAAGGATGGATTGATTAAGGGCtcgattttatttatttttactctaAAAATGTGACACttctactaattttatttttttaaccgatATGTGTataaaaaatgttgtataaTGGCTAATCATTGTCGTATGTGTCAAAAAaaggttgaatcgacaactcatttacttttgcattgtcgagggGTGACTAATATTTGGAGTCATTTGTGGAGTATTACTGTGATTAATTGGGTGATGTCCGAGTTCTTAGGTAGTTGTTGAAAGTTTGAATTGATGCGCCTGATATG
It encodes the following:
- the LOC124926169 gene encoding pentatricopeptide repeat-containing protein At5g39680, which encodes MNISLKLPTRFSSLRLSASNYHKFSFHEKDALDLLKQSSLAKKLAIGKLIHAHFIVTHRATEDNVIETNTLINHYSKCGHVHIARKLFDRMRHRNIVTWSALMAGYLHSGSPVEAVRLFRNMGDLRPNEYVLATIISCCSKVGFGLFKEGIICHGYAFKSGFIFHLYVKNALIYMYCMSSDVDAAWRILESVPGSDAYTYNSLINGLVEQEHVNEALRVLDMMVIENLEWDSVTYVNVFSLCSRIRNLKLGLQVHCRMVITGDFDYNTNSNSDEFIVSAIIDMYGKCGDISLARKIFDVQKTLNVVSWTSILTAYLQNGFFEEVLKLFSKMDSTRVRPNEYTIAVLLKSCAGLSVIGQGSSVHGRALKGGFADHVIVGNALINMYAKGGNIGAGRIVFVEMIYRDCKTWNAMINGYARHGLGKEALGVFEEMLAVKERPNYVTFVGVLSACGHLGWVQDGLYYYEKLMNEMGVEPGLEHHTCIVGLLSRAGLLDRALSFMRSAPVRWDVVAWRTLLNACHVHRKYDLGREVAEMVMQLDPDDVGTYILVSNMHAKAKRWDGVANIRKLMRERNIKKEPGVSWVEMKNRTYVFASDDCNHPEFAQIYEKVRELLAKIKALGYVPAVGSVLHDVEDEHKEDYLSFHSEKLAIAYALMKTPDQESAPIIVMKNLRMCDDCHSAIKLIAKVTNREIIVRDVNRFHCFQGGTCSCSDYW